cgggccctgctgcaacctctgtagtgacgtccctgatagtggtataccataggcacagatatacaatgttatatacactggatggatcaTTCCTGCACCTGGCCCaggacatacatgcactgtatatatatacagggccatgtatatagcatgtgatgtctggtcaccaggttcaggcttgatcactccagtgctggattctgtagacagtctcTGTTCACTCTctgtatagggagatttattgcaggaggctgaactttcctgcagtctggtgaccctggagccgatgacctggcactgacagggtgacagttcagactcctgcaataaatctgtgagcatcagcagagcggccactgatactatagagaccggccctggacttatcaggaggtgagcagcagcgttcaccCCCTCACCacacagagctgaaggtactcactgatgtctgggccatccacatgcagatctccagcagttacatgcagcagtgttcctCTACCTCAGCAGCCGGCGCACACAGGGAGcagggggcgtgtctgcagctccactgtgaggcagctgccaggacatagagaacacagcgctggccaccagcagcccgaatcagctgcttggtgaccggcccagggggcacatgccccttttccacccggcccagcccgcgcctgctgcggtaagcattttttctttatgtcattgctcatattgaatgtgagtacatgctgcagagaatactgcgctgacacattgcgccgcatttactgtagcatgtcatttgttggtttatgtgaggccattccacttgtttttttttctcgtgtcattggtcatattgaatgttattacatgctgcagagaatactgcgctgacacattgcgccgcatttactgtagcatgtaatttgttggtttatttgaggccattccacttgtttttcttggttgatggtctgtgcaatttttttttacatttttttttatttttccctgcagcttcctagctacgggtgagtctttgacttcactccatttccaattccggctggggatttccactattggcggaattgtgaaggacacatgtcgtgcgatttgggacactttacagctggagtatatcccacaaccaacaatggaaatctggatgagaagttccgaacaatttgagcgaatgtgtaattttccaaattgtgttggtgctgtggacggcaaacacattaggattgcaaaaccggcaggaacaggatcagagtactataactataaaaaatacttctcaattgtactcatggctattgctgacgccaactgccgattccttgctgtggatataggagcgtatggccggtccaacgactcccaagtgtttaaaaactctccgatgggtcgctgcctgtatggagatacatacaatttcccgccagcaagaccgctcccaggaaccagtgaaccagccttgccctatgtgtgtgtaggtgatgaagcctttcaactgtcgccgcacctactgaaaccatacagcagccgtgaattacaccgcaccaagcgggtatttaattaccgtcttaccagagcaagaagagtggtagagtgctctttcggtattttgacagcaaagtggagagttctgctgacggcaataaaactggatacaaaaactgtagacgatgttgtcaaggcatgtgtggtgctccataattttgttatttcaaaggagcccgtttccttggatgacgaacaattggagacatccttgtgggattaccgaagtgcctctgttcgctccaccggttctgttactaggatgagggaacagtttgctgaatattttttgtcacctgttgggcggattccatggcaagacataattgtgtgacttttttttaattttttttcttttttttttccaaaattttttggtagcaactgccacaaaaaaaaaaaaaaaaaaaaaaaaaaaagagtgtgtgtggtttgcttgctaatataatataaaaccattttgttaaaccttgaaaacgtctggtgtttcttttcacttaacctttcatatttaccttaattaatgaacacacacacacagtagattgtaaaccagaattatgtttatttcaaaaaatatattttttgtgggtaattttcccacacaattttttttttggtaatttaaagaacctttctttttttggcaaaaaaaaaaactatgtacaagtacattccaggttcacaggtcctggtattgttgggtggagtaactatgggaggaggggctggaaggttggaccacgtcggtaggtgggattggggaaaccctacctgttgcgtctgtagtggaagggggggggaaaacaggaggctgaccagaggggtgttgtgttggggtaggtggaaaacttactggggaaggaaagctgggcaaagatgaagaaaacacgggtgaatacatttgggttgtgggccgggttgggtattggtagtgatgttgatattgagagtgatgtggatattgggactggcggtgatattgtggggcatggtgttgaaattgagactgggatgtgtggggaggtgtgggggtagattggggttcgttaattaccttcagcagagcgttatggcagctattcattacccgcatctgctgatcaaaagaaagcttttccatgctcctgagcatggactgaaaaaaaagattggctggagcttgacttacatctaaatgcagtctatccaagcgactgctgatttcatgttggttttcactcatgcgtgattgcatcatgctgaaaccagcagtcacttgttctcccaaaattttaaatgaattttggaagcctgcatttagatgcaagaactcaggagcatagctcctttcctgacccctctgacgctgccgccatgaacctaccggtggtgtagaggtggcagggtcagaggggtggggtaaagggaacgctatctgttgaccatcagatgcgagtaaggaaggctgcactccactggtagaggcggatgaagtggaggggacagaggggtgagaggtgtggggcctaccgacgtggtccccggtggcggactcaggagggatcgcttcagagggtgcagaggtagatgcaggcgcacggtggctggagtaggtgctgtgaaagaaaaaaaaataagttaatatattgatatgaaaaaggccggactgaaacaaaagttttgtgattagacaggttcttactgtgatgttgaatacttacactctactcagcatggtttccctcaggaaggagaggttcgtgccatatctgtacctcctcttcttccttgctgctgagccactcggggcctgcatctcctcgttaaactccctcttaaagcgatccctcaatgaccgccaccgcttcctaaccttggtacctgtgaagacaggaatgaagaaaaaaaaaaaaatattcgtaaatgcaagacattacattcagctcaaaacatcactgaaaagtgaatacttacatagtttgctctgctgctgtggaagaaggtcctcccacctcgcaaagatgttccggcatacttccaaccagagccgacgggtgacactggtatcagcatgcctgcggtcagccatgttccacagtggctcccgttcacgaacctcctcgatgagggcttcaatatcgatatctgaatcgtattcgggagcacactgtgaagcctgttagaacaaaaaaaaaagaaagaattaaaaattagtagactgaaagcaaaaaattaacaattgaagccccacaaaaaaccgactcactgatggccgaccgcggcgtcgagtccgccgactctgggagcgcctgggagaaccttcatgctgtgctggacgttcagcagcaccagcagcagcagcagcagcagcagcagcagcagcaggagactgaaataaaggataaaaaaattagctttaatgtatgtatatgttttctgtgttacgttatatatgaaattctgttttgtgta
This region of Ranitomeya imitator isolate aRanImi1 chromosome 1, aRanImi1.pri, whole genome shotgun sequence genomic DNA includes:
- the LOC138656868 gene encoding uncharacterized protein, which translates into the protein MSSSGSPPPQQQQVSESESDEELSEGTETGGDIEVEEEPSSPAAAAAAAAAAAGAAERPAQHEGSPRRSQSRRTRRRGRPSASQCAPEYDSDIDIEALIEEVREREPLWNMADRRHADTSVTRRLWLEVCRNIFARWEDLLPQQQSKLCTKVRKRWRSLRDRFKREFNEEMQAPSGSAARKKRRYRYGTNLSFLRETMLSRVTYSSHRAPASTSAPSEAIPPESATGDHVGRPHTSHPSVPSTSSASTSGVQPSLLASDGQQIAFPLPHPSDPATSTPPVGSWRQRQRGQERSYAPEFLHLNAGFQNSFKILGEQVTAGFSMMQSRMSENQHEISSRLDRLHLDVSQAPANLFFQSMLRSMEKLSFDQQMRVMNSCHNALLKVINEPQSTPTPPHTSQSQFQHHAPQYHRQSQYPHHSQYQHHYQYPTRPTTQMYSPVFSSSLPSFPSPVSFPPTPTQHPSGQPPVFPPPSTTDATGRVSPIPPTDVVQPSSPSSHSYSTQQYQDL